A region from the Raphanus sativus cultivar WK10039 unplaced genomic scaffold, ASM80110v3 Scaffold0168, whole genome shotgun sequence genome encodes:
- the LOC108807657 gene encoding MAR-binding filament-like protein 1, with protein sequence MDLTHICIRFFSSFFFKKKVHVFDTNCSYSPSQFLVLLCSSNISKFKSRRRLPPYASLRRQDANEDSASFKRRAFVLVGISVVLPLLQFPSRVMADQRDSEKLNQEAEVAAVSEGASPNPFVSLLNGLGIFSAGVLGALYALARKDTKTALETIDSLNNQLKDRERALVTKEKDFEARLQLHQQEWNKERKKSQEEQLSLTSQLNSAKDVVTGLGRELSSEKKLREDLSARIGSLQSNLSKAGEDKRALETRLREKLALVEVLQDRISLLSLELKDKKEEAQRISTSLAEKEAELKKLNSAYTQTSRDLAEAMLETKKLKEEVTRTQTELDSKSSAIEELNTRISTLGAEKKSYIQKIDHVSKDYSALQLTSEMHSAADAEVISRREEEIQQLKEKLDHALMDVNENKDKVADLTEKYEDSKRMLDIELTNVQNLKHELERTKETLQASRDCVSDLEKLLDVSRALCSKFESEVSVIREE encoded by the exons ATGGACTTAACACA TATATGTAttcgatttttttcttctttttttttcaaaaaaaaagtacatgTATTCGATACTAATTGTTCTTATTCTCCGTCGCAGTTCCTCGTGCTTCTTTGCTCTAGCAATATCTCCAAATTCAAGAGTCGCCGACGACTACCACCTTATGCTTCTCTACGTCGTCAAGATGCAAACGAAGACAGTGCTTCCTTTAAGAGAAGAGCTTTTGTTCTTGTTGGCATCTCCGTTGTTCTTCCGCTTTTGCAGTTTCCATCGCGTGTAATGGCTGATCAAA GAGATAGTGAGAAGCTTAATCAAGAAGCTGAG GTTGCAGCAGTTAGTGAAGGAGCATCCCCAAATCCATTTGTGTCTCTCTTAAATGGTCTTGGGATTTTCAGTGCTGGTGTTCTTGGTGCACTCTATGCACTCGCTCGTAAAGATACTAAAACTGCTCTAGAAACCATCGACTCT CTAAATAACCAGTTGAAAGACAGAGAAAGAGCATTGGTTACCAAGGAGAAAGACTTTGAAGCAAGACTGCAACTTCATCAGCAAGAGTGGAACAAGGAACGAAAAAAGTCACAAGAGGAACAACTCTCATTGACCAGCCAGTTGAATTCTGCAAAAGATGTGGTGACAGGGCTAGGCCGAGAGCTAAGCAGCGAGAAGAAACTACGTGAGGATCTTAGTGCTCGAATAGGAAGTCTACAAAGTAATCTTTCAAAGGCTGGTGAAGACAAAAGGGCACTTGAAACAAGGCTCAGAGAAAAGCTTGCTTTGGTTGAGGTGTTGCAAGATCGAATCAGCTTGCTTAGTTTGGAGttgaaagataaaaaagaagaagctcaaCGCATTAGTACATCACTGGCTGAAAAAGAAGCAGAACTGAAGAAACTCAACTCTGCTTACACTCAAACTAGCCGAGATCTTGCTGAAGCAATGTTAGAAACCAAGAAGCTTAAGGAAGAAGTCACAAGAACTCAGACTGAACTGGACTCAAAGAGTTCTGCCATTGAGGAGTTAAACACCAGAATAAGCACTTTAGGGGCTGAGAAAAAGAGTTACATCCAAAAGATTGATCATGTTTCAAAAGACTACAGTGCTTTGCAGTTGACTTCTGAGATGCATTCAGCTGCAGATGCGGAGGTCATTAGCAGGAGAGAGGAGGAGATTCAGCAGCTAAAGGAAAAGCTGGATCATGCGCTAATGGATGTAAATGAGAATAAAGACAAAGTTGCTGACCTTACTGAGAAGTACGAAGACTCTAAGAGGATGCTGGATATAGAACTCACTAATGTACAGAACTTGAAACATGAACTTGAACGAACAAAGGAAACACTCCAGGCGTCGAGAGATTGTGTCTCTGACCTGGAAAAGCTTCTTGATGTGTCTAGAGCTTTGTGTTCAAAGTTTGAATCAGAGGTTTCTGTAATTCGAGAAGAGTGA